The nucleotide sequence GGCCTCATTCATGGGCATTGCCGAGCTGACTCCGAAGGCCCTGGCCTCGTAAGAGGCCGCGGAGACCACACCGCGCCCGTCACGTCCCCCGACGATGACCGGCCGCCCGGACAGCTCAGGATGCTCCAGCAGCTCTACCGAGGCGAAGAAGGCGTCCATGTCCACGTGCAGGATGGGGGTGGCGGAGTCGTCCTCACCCCAGGAACGGCGCGCAGCGTCAGCCCGTGGTGCCCTGCTCATGCCCGTCTCCTCTCCGCGCGCCCGCCCCACCAGCCCGGAAGCGGCACGACGGTGTACTACCAGGCCACGATAACGTGCCCCTGTGACACGCGGTCAATCCTCATCCCGCACCCGCGCCGGGCGCCGCGGCAGGCAGCGCCCGCCCCGGGTCCTGGACCTGCCCGTCGGGCCCATCCGAACCTCCTGCGCAACCGCACAGCTGGAGGTACGTGACACGGGGGTCCTCCTGCTCCTGGACGGGACCGAGTCATCCTGGATCGACTTGCGCGACCCGACGCACCTGGACTTTGAGTACCTTCAGCAGATGGATGCGGTCCTGTCCGCTCTCCGCGGGCCGACGGCGCCCGTGCGCGCAGTGCACCTGGGCGGCGCCGGATGCGCTCTGGCACGCGCATGGGACGCCGCCCGCCCCGGTTCGGAGCAGCTGGCGGTGGAGATCGACGCTATTCTGGCGAGCAAGGTGCGTGAGTGGTTCGACCTGCCCCGCGCTCCGCGCCTGCGCATCCGCGTGGGCGATGCGGCGCTGGCGGTGGGAACGCTGCGCCCCGGCGAGTGGGACGTCGTGGTGCGCGACGTGTTCGCCGGCGGAGCGGTTCCACCGACATGCGTCGGCCGTGACTTCCTGATGCAGTGCCGCCGGGCGCTGGCACCCGGCGGCATCTACCTGGCTAACGCCGCCTGCCCACCGCGCGCGGCCATCGCCGCGGAGCTGTCCGACCTGCACAGGGTATTCGACGCGGTGCTGGTAGTGGCCGATGCGGCCGTGGTACGCGGGCGCCGCCCGGGCAATATCGTGCTGCTCGCCCGCGCGCAGCCCTGGTCCGAGCACGAGCTCGACGCGGTGGAGCGGGCGGTGCGGCGCCTGCCGCTGCCCGTGCGCACCTGGCAGGAGGACGACCCGGCACTGCCGCAGCCGTCCTTCTGACGCGGCCCCGGACCGTAACTACTTCAGCTACTTCTGCAGCCCGTCGCCAGAGGTGTTCTCGTTCGCCTCCAGGAACGCCTCCAGACGGGCGCCGATCTCATCGGCGCTGGGCAGGTCGAGCGTTGGCGTACCCTCGAAGCTCAGGTTCTCGGTCTGCTGCAGCATGGCGTCGTACTGCGCCTCCAGCGCGGATACCACGGCGCCGACCTCGGGCTGTTGCGCCGCCTCGGCGTCGATCTCCGCCCGGTTAATGTTCGCGGCCGCCTCCAGGTCCCCCAGGGGAGGGCCAGCCCGGTGCCCTCGGCTACCGCGCGCAGTAGTGCCGCAGCACCCTGCGGGAAGTCGTCGCGGGCGATGTAGTGCGGGATGGACGCGGACAGGCCACGGGAATCGATGCCGGCCTCACCCAGCCGCAGCTCCAGGAAGGCGCTCATGGAGCCGGGCAGCTCCACCCGTCCGAACACCTCAGTCTGTGAATTGAGCTTGTCGGGCTGGGAACCGTGGATGTGCACGTAGGTGGGCCTGGTGTGCGGGATGGCCATAGGGATACCGCTGATGCCGACCGCGTGGCTGACTCCCATCGACACGGCCAAGTGGGTCACGGCGTCGGTGAACTCCTGCCAACGGTAGTCGGGCTCTGCTCCGTGGAGCAGCAGTACGTCCTCGCCCTCGTCGTCCTGGAGCAGGTCCAGGACGAGCTCAGGCATGGAGACCTCGGTGTATGTGTTGCGGTCGAAGGTCATCACCGGCCTACGCGCGCGATAGTCGATCAGGGAGTCGACGTCGAAAGTGGCCAGGCGAGTGTGGGGCAGGGTCATGATGAGCTGTTCGACGGCGAGGGAGCCGGCGTGTCCGGCGTCCATGGCGCCCTCGAAGTGGTGCAGGAGCACGCGCGGCGAGACGGGCTCCCCCGCGGGGTGCTCCACAGTGAATAGCGGTCGCATTGCTCCTCCTCTCGCGCTTTTGGCGCTCGTGTTCGTGATGCCGGCGTCACCGAGGCGGCTGCACGCCGCGCAGGTGAGGCCATGCGTCGGCTGGTGCAACATCCAGGGGCGTGCACGTGTTCCCACTCGAACGGGAGATCCGCAGCTCACCCCACCTGACTTCCCTCCTCGCGAACGGAAGGGGAGACGTGTGGATGCCGGCGCCGACGGGGAGATAATGAACGGCCCCGCGCATCGCGGATGCCGCCCCGCGCGGGCTGGGCCCGTGCCTGGCAACAACCACCGTACACGAACTACCGCAATACGCTTCCTGTCCGCCTGTTTCCGTTCCCCTCCGATCCGCGCCGCCTGGCGGCTCCCGTCCTCATCCGCCCCGAGCCAGGTCGCCACCCGACTAACACACTTCTAGCGAGGTCATGTGAGCCAGCACCACTCCACCGACTCGACCCGGTCACCGCACTCCGCAGCCCCGCATGCACCTGTGGGACCGGCGTCTGCACCGTCCGCTCGGGAGCGGGAGGTCGCCGCGGAGCAGGCAGCCGTGGACGTCGCTTACGCCGAGCTGGACCGGCAGCTGTCTCAGGCCCGCCGCTCGCTGGCCTCGACCCAGGCCCGCGGCGCAAGCGGCACGCATCAGTCCCGTGGCGAGCGCGACGCATACGCGGCTCACTACGCGGGCCTGGTCGCCTCTCTGGAGGGGGTTGAGGAGCGGCTGGTCTTCGGGCGCATGGATATGGCGCAGCCCGATGCCGACGCCGCCGAGCCCGGCGCTGACTCGGCGGCAAAGGACATGGCGAAAGACGTTGCGGCGGGCGGACGGCACTACGTGGGCCGTATCGGCTTGCAGGATGACCGCCGCCGGGAGGTCGTCCTGGACTGGCGCGCCCCCTTGTCCCGCGCCTTCTACCAGGCCACCGCCTCGGAGACGATGGGGCTGGTGCGGCGTCGGCATATCGACATGCGCGACCGCCGCGTCGTCGGGCTTGAGGACGAGCTGCTTGACGTGCATGCGGCCGCTGCGGCAGCGCTGACCGCACCCGGTGATCGGGACGCCGGTGCGAGCACCGCTGCGAGCACTGCCGCTAGCACTGTGAGCGTTGATGGGCTGCAGGGCGAGGGCGCGCTGATCGCGGCCATGTCGGCCGCCCGCGAGGGGCGCATGGGTGACATCGTCGCCACCATCCAGGCTGAGCAGGACCGGGTGGTCACCGGCGACGGCAAGGGCGTTTTGGTGGTGCAGGGCGGCCCCGGCACCGGTAAGACGGCGGTGGCCCTGCACCGGGTCGCCTACCTCTTCTACGCCGAGCGCGAGCGCCTGGAGCGCTCCGGGGTGCTGCTAGTGGGGCCCTCGCGCACCTTCCTGCGCTACGTGGAGCAGGTGCTGCCTTCGCTGGGTGAGACCGGCGTGGTCTCCACCACGTTGGCCGACCTGGTGCCCGGCGTGCACGCACGCGGTACTGAGCCGGCCGAGGTCTACGAGCTGAAGGCCCGCAGGGCGTGGGTGGATATCCTGCGCCGGGCCGTGCGTGACCTGCAGCGGGTGCCGCAGGAGCCGCGCGACATCGTGGTGCAGGGCACCCGCCTGCAGTTGTTGCCCGCGGACGTGCGCGAGGCGGCGGCCCGGGCCCGGCGCTCGGGCAAGCCCCACAACCTGGCGCGCGAGACCTTCGTGCTGTGGCTGCTGGAGAGGCTGACCGACCAGTTCGCCACCGCCACCCACCAGGATGCCGACGACGCCGATACGCGCGCCTGGATCCGGGAGGATATTCGCACCGCCCGGGACGCCCGCCGGGAGATCAACCTGTGCTGGATGCCGACGACGCCGGTGGGCTTGCTGGAGCGGCTTTGGGCGCGTCCCGAGCTGCTGCGCCGACTGGCACCAGAACTACAGGCCGACGAACGGCGCTTGCTGGAGCGGCCGGCGGGCGAGGAACTGACCGAGGCGGACGTGCCGCTGATCGATGAGCTGGCCGAGCTGCTGGGTCCTAGTGAGGATGCCGAGGCGCGCCGCGCCCGCCTGGAGGCACGGCGGCGGGAATCGCTCGTCGCCTACGCCGCCCAGGCGATCGAGTCCCAGGAGCTGGGGGGCGGCATGGTCACCGCCGAGATGCTGGCAGACAGGATGGAGGACACGGGGCCGTCCTTGACCCTGGCGGAGCGCGCCCGCGCCGATCGCAGCTGGACCTACGGGCATATCGTCGTCGACGAGGCGCAGGAGCTGGGATACATGGCTTGGCGGGCCCTGGCCCGCCGCTGCCCGGTGCGCTCCTTCACCATAGTCGGTGACCTGGCCCAGTACTCTGGCCCGAGCCGCCCGGGCTCGTGGCAGCGCGTGCTCTCGGCCCTGGGCACGCGCCCGGCCAGGCCCCGCGGCGGGCGCGGCTCACGTACGCCGCGGGCCGCGACGCCCCTGCGCGAGGAGGCACTGACGGTCTGCTACCGCACGCCGGCAACGATTATGCGGACGGCTGAGCAGGTGGCGGCCGGTCTCGGGCAGCCGGTCTCCCACCCGGTCACCTCGGTACGAGACTTGGACGACTGCCTGGCGGTGGACGACCTCTCGCGCGGGCCCGCGGCCGAGCGAGGCGATGCCGCACCCGCCGCCTGGGGGCGGGTCCTGCGCGAGGCGGTGGCGGCGGAGTCGGCCACATTGGATGCGGCTGTGGGCACAAGTGCCGGCCGTATTGCCGTGATCGCCCCGCAGCCACAGCAAGTTGCCGCCCAGCTGGCGCAGGATCCAGAGCTGGCGGCGGCGATGCAGGCGCCGGACGGCGACATCCTGCGCAGCCGCTTGGCGGTCATGGACCCGCACCTGTCCAAGGGGCTGGAGTTCGACGTCGTGGTTCTGGTTGACCCTGCAGCCATCGGGGAGGTCAGCCCCGGCGACCTGTACGTGGCGATGACGCGGCCGACGCGCCGTCTGCGGGTGGTGTCCCGGCTGCCGCTGCCGGCCGGTGTCCCGGCTGCCGCTGCCGGCCGGCCTGTAACCGGCTCACGGGCAGTACCCAGGGGGATCCTCTAGCCTGCCGCCGATCGGACCCGAGGTGAGCGGCAGACCACAGGTCGCATGCGCGTCACGCACGCACGCTCCTACGCGACCGTAGGTTACGGTTGCGTAGGCTACGATCCTCGCCCGGTCGCCCGTCAGGCTCCGGCGGAATACTCGGGAAAGGCAACGATGAGCAGTTTCAACCAGGCCACTGACGCCGACCGCCAGTCCCGCACCCGGGGTGACTCCACCGATTACCAGCGCCCCCATTACGCCCCCGGCATCCCCAGCGTGATTGCGCCGGTAACCGAGCCGCTGTCCCGCATGCTCGACGACGCTACCCGCCGCTTCCCGGACCGGGTCGCCCTGGACTTCATGGGGCAGGCGACCACCTACCGGCAGCTGAGCGACCAGGTGGCAAGGGCAGCGGAGGCGCTGCGCCGCCTGGGCGTGGGCCGGGGCGACGTCGTCGGCGTGATCCTGCCCAACTGCCCCCAGCACGTCGTGATCGCCTACGCCGCCTGGCGGCTCGGGGCGATCGTGGCCGAGCACAATCCGCTGGCCCCCGCCGCGCAGATCCGCGAGCAGATCCAGATGCACCACGGCCGGGTGATCATCGCCTGGGAGAAGTCACTGGCGCGGATGGTGCAGGCCGTCGGCTCCCTGGACGCGGCAGGCATGGGCGGGGCGCGGGTGCTGTCCATGGACCTGTCCCGCGGGCTGCCGTGGACGAGCCGGCTGGCCCTGAGGCTTCCGGTGGCGGCCGCCCGCTCCCAGCGCAGCGAGCTGCGCGGCAAGGTGCCGGCCGGGGTGACCTCCTGGGACGACCTGGTCGCCACTACCCCGCCGCTGCCCTCGGGCCACCCGCTACCGGGCGTGGGCGACGTGGCCGTGCTGCTGTACACCGGCGGCACCACCGGCACCCCGAAGGCGGTCCAGTTGACTCATGCCAACGCCCGCGCCAACGCGGAGATGAGTCTGGCGTGGGCCTCCCAGACCTGCGAGGTCGGCCAGGAGACCTTCTACGCGGTGCTGCCCTTCTTCCACGCCTTCGGCTTGAGCCTGTCGCTGCTGTGCGCCGTCGGGCTGGCCGCCACACAGGTGGTGCTGCCCAAGTTCGGGGCCGACATGGTGCTGGCCGCCTGGAAGCGGCGCCCCGCCACCTTCTTCCCGGGGGTGCCGGTCATGTTCGACCGGATCGTCACCCGCGCGCAGGAGGTCGGCGCGGACCTGTCCAGCTGCAAGATCGCCGTCTGCGGAGCGGCACCCACCCCCAAGGCGGTGGCCGACGCCTGGGAGGAGGCCACCGGCGGTGCCATCATTGAGGGCTACGGCATGACGGAGACGGCACCCATCATCCTGGGCAACCCGATCTCCCCCGAGCGGCGCCCAGGTGCGCTGGGCGTGCCCTACCCGTCCACCGACGTGCGGGTGGTCGACCCCGACCACCCCGAGGTGGAGGTGGAGCCGGGCCAGGTCGGCGAGCTGGTGGTGCACGGCCCGCAGGTGTTCGCCGGCTATTGGGAGAACCCGGAGGAGACGGACGCCGTCATGCTGCCGGGCGGTTGGCTGCGCACCGGGGATCTGGTGCGCCAGGAGGAGGACGGCTTCTACGTGATGGCCGACCGACGCAAGGAACTGATCATCTCCGGCGGTTTCAACATCTACCCCAGCGAGGTGGAGGCGGCGGTGCGCTCCATGCCGCAGGTGGAGGAGGTCGCCGTCGTCGGGCTGCCGGCGGAGGCCGGTAACGAGTCCGTGGTGGCCGCCATTCTGCCCAAGGATGGGCAGACGGTCACGCTCGACCAGGTGCGCGCCTGGGCGGAGAAGACCCTGTCCCACTACGCGTTGCCCCGGCAGGTGGCGATCCTGACGGAGATGCCGCGCTCCCAGATCGGCAAGGTGCTGCGCCGGGTGGTGCGCGAGGAGCTGCTGGCGGCCCGGGAGGCAGCCGCGGGCGCGGCGGCGACGGCGGCCGCCGCCTCCCAGTCCGCCGCCACCGCCCTGGTGGAGCGCCTGGGTGAGGTCGGCCGCGGTGAGCCCGGGCAGGCCGCCGGCGCCGGGGAGCAGGCCCGGTGAGCGGTGAGGAGGACGCCGATCGGTACCGGCGCCCCCACTATCAGCCGAATATCCCAGCCGTCATTGACGTCCCGGAGGGACCCCTGGGAGAGCTGCTGTGCACCGCGGCCGAGTTCTACGGGGACCGGGTCGCACTGGACTTCATGGGGGCGACCCTGACCTACCGTGAGCTGCTGGAGGCCTCCGAGCGCGCCGCGGGCCTGCTGCGGCGGGCGGGCGTCCGGGCCGGGGACCGGGTTGCTCTGCTCATGCCGAACTGTCCGCAGCACGTGGTGGCGATCTACGGGGCGCTGCGCCTAGGGGCGATCGTCGCCGAGCACAACCCGCTCGCCCCCGCGCAGGAGATCCGCGCCCAGCTCGCCCACCACGGCGCGCGGGTGGTGATCGCCTGGGAGAAGGGCGTTGAGCTGGTGCTGAATCCGGCGTCGAGAGCCGGCGGCACGGATGAGGAGGCCGACCCGCTGGACGGGCGCACGGTGTTCAGCGTGGACCTATCCTCCGCCATGCCGGCCCGGTTGCGCGCCGCCCTGCGCCTGCCCGTGGCCAAGGCGCGTCGCACCCGCGCCTCCATGCGGGCCGAATCGCTACCCGCGGGCGTGCGCTCCTGGGACCGGGAGGTGGCGCGAGCCGAGCGGCTGGAGGCCTCCTGGCCGCATCCGGGCGGGGATGACCTGGCGGTGCTGCTGCACACGGGCGGCACCACCGGCATGCCCAAGGCGGCCATGCTCACGCACAAGAATCTGCGTACCAACGCGAACCAGGCGATCGCCTGGGTGCCGATGCTGCATGAGGGCGGGGAGACCTTCCTGGCGCTGTTGCCCTTCTTCCACGCCTTCGGGCTGACCTTCAACGTGTTCTGCGCGGTGCAGAAGGCGGCCACGCAGGTGATGCTGCCGAAGTTCTCGGTCAGCCAGGTGCTGGAGGCCCACCAGCGCCGCCCCTTCACGTTCTTCGTGGGGGTACCGGTGATGTTCGAACGGATTCTGCGCGGCGCCCAGAGGAAGGGCGTGTCCCTGAAGACCCTGCGCTACGGCGTGTGCGGGGCGGCCCCGATGCCACCGGCCGTGGGCGCGGAGTGGGAGGCCGCCACCGGCGGCTACTTCGTGGAGGGCTACGGCATGACCGAGACCAGTCCGATCGTCTCGGGCACGCCCATGGGGCCCAGCCGCCGCCTGGGGGCGCTGGGCCTGCCCTTCGCCTCCACTGACGTGCGGGTGGTTGACCCGGACGCCCCGGACCCCGAGCGGGAGGTGCCCGACGGCGAGCCGGGCGAACTGCTGGTGCGCGGGCCGCAGGTCTTCGCCGGCTACTGGGACGACCCGGAGGCGACGGCGGCCGCCATGCTGCCCGGCGGCTGGCTGCGCACCGGGGACATGGTGCGCCGGGAGGACTCCTTCTTGTGGATGGCCGACCGACGGCGCGAGCTGATCCTCACCGGCGGCTTCAACGTCTACCCCTCCCAGGTGGAGGCGGCGATCCTCACCATGGCGGGCGTGGCGGACGTCGCCGTCGTCGGGCTGCCGGGCGGGGCGAATGGGGAGCTGGTGTGCGCCGCGGTCGTCCTGGAGCTGGGTACGCCGGAGCACGCGATCACCCTGGAGGCGGTACGCGCACACGCCGAGCGGGTGCTCCCCCACTACGCCCTGCCGCGTCACCTGGAGATCATCGAGGAGATGCCCCGCTCCCAGATCGGCAAGATCCTGCGCCGCGTGGTGCGCGAGCAGGTCATCGGCCGCGCCAGCGCCGCCTGAGCGCGGCGTGCGGGGCCGACAGCGCCCGAGTCGGCGAGTTCATAGCAGCCCGGCGGCGGCGAGGCTGTCACGCAGGGCGGCGACCTCGGCGGCGGTGGCGCGCACCAGGGGCAGGCGCACGGTGGCGCTGGGGATACGGCCCTGCAGGGCCAGCGCCTCCTTGGCCATCACCGCGCCCTGACCGCCGCCCATAATGGCCCGCACCACCGGACGCATGCGCTGGGCGACGGCGCGGGCACCGGGCAGGTCGCCGGCGTCGACCTCGCGGATCATCTCCCGCCAGGAGTGGGCGTCGGCGTGGGCGACCACGGAGACGACGCCGCTGGCGCCGTGGGTGAGCCAGGCGAAGTTCAGCCCGTCGTCGCCGGAGTAGTACTCCAGGCCGGTGGCTTCCATGCGCTCGAAGCCCTGCTCGACGTCGCCGGTGGCGTCCTTGACCGCCAGCACCCGCTCGTGCGCGGCCAGGCGGGCAAGGGTGTCGTCGGTGATCTTCACGCCGGTACGACCGGGGATGTCGTAGACCATGACCGGCAGGTCGGTGGCC is from Actinomyces sp. 432 and encodes:
- a CDS encoding AMP-binding protein, yielding MSGEEDADRYRRPHYQPNIPAVIDVPEGPLGELLCTAAEFYGDRVALDFMGATLTYRELLEASERAAGLLRRAGVRAGDRVALLMPNCPQHVVAIYGALRLGAIVAEHNPLAPAQEIRAQLAHHGARVVIAWEKGVELVLNPASRAGGTDEEADPLDGRTVFSVDLSSAMPARLRAALRLPVAKARRTRASMRAESLPAGVRSWDREVARAERLEASWPHPGGDDLAVLLHTGGTTGMPKAAMLTHKNLRTNANQAIAWVPMLHEGGETFLALLPFFHAFGLTFNVFCAVQKAATQVMLPKFSVSQVLEAHQRRPFTFFVGVPVMFERILRGAQRKGVSLKTLRYGVCGAAPMPPAVGAEWEAATGGYFVEGYGMTETSPIVSGTPMGPSRRLGALGLPFASTDVRVVDPDAPDPEREVPDGEPGELLVRGPQVFAGYWDDPEATAAAMLPGGWLRTGDMVRREDSFLWMADRRRELILTGGFNVYPSQVEAAILTMAGVADVAVVGLPGGANGELVCAAVVLELGTPEHAITLEAVRAHAERVLPHYALPRHLEIIEEMPRSQIGKILRRVVREQVIGRASAA
- a CDS encoding HelD family protein; this translates as MGPASAPSAREREVAAEQAAVDVAYAELDRQLSQARRSLASTQARGASGTHQSRGERDAYAAHYAGLVASLEGVEERLVFGRMDMAQPDADAAEPGADSAAKDMAKDVAAGGRHYVGRIGLQDDRRREVVLDWRAPLSRAFYQATASETMGLVRRRHIDMRDRRVVGLEDELLDVHAAAAAALTAPGDRDAGASTAASTAASTVSVDGLQGEGALIAAMSAAREGRMGDIVATIQAEQDRVVTGDGKGVLVVQGGPGTGKTAVALHRVAYLFYAERERLERSGVLLVGPSRTFLRYVEQVLPSLGETGVVSTTLADLVPGVHARGTEPAEVYELKARRAWVDILRRAVRDLQRVPQEPRDIVVQGTRLQLLPADVREAAARARRSGKPHNLARETFVLWLLERLTDQFATATHQDADDADTRAWIREDIRTARDARREINLCWMPTTPVGLLERLWARPELLRRLAPELQADERRLLERPAGEELTEADVPLIDELAELLGPSEDAEARRARLEARRRESLVAYAAQAIESQELGGGMVTAEMLADRMEDTGPSLTLAERARADRSWTYGHIVVDEAQELGYMAWRALARRCPVRSFTIVGDLAQYSGPSRPGSWQRVLSALGTRPARPRGGRGSRTPRAATPLREEALTVCYRTPATIMRTAEQVAAGLGQPVSHPVTSVRDLDDCLAVDDLSRGPAAERGDAAPAAWGRVLREAVAAESATLDAAVGTSAGRIAVIAPQPQQVAAQLAQDPELAAAMQAPDGDILRSRLAVMDPHLSKGLEFDVVVLVDPAAIGEVSPGDLYVAMTRPTRRLRVVSRLPLPAGVPAAAAGRPVTGSRAVPRGIL
- a CDS encoding spermidine synthase codes for the protein MRTSCATAQLEVRDTGVLLLLDGTESSWIDLRDPTHLDFEYLQQMDAVLSALRGPTAPVRAVHLGGAGCALARAWDAARPGSEQLAVEIDAILASKVREWFDLPRAPRLRIRVGDAALAVGTLRPGEWDVVVRDVFAGGAVPPTCVGRDFLMQCRRALAPGGIYLANAACPPRAAIAAELSDLHRVFDAVLVVADAAVVRGRRPGNIVLLARAQPWSEHELDAVERAVRRLPLPVRTWQEDDPALPQPSF
- the dapA gene encoding 4-hydroxy-tetrahydrodipicolinate synthase → MSTLPSRSFGSVGVAMVTPFTPEGEIDVEAAQKLAVSLVDDGADMILLAGTTGEAPTTHLPEKQTLLREVKDALAGRAMLVAGAGSNDTAHAVRIGVGSQEAGAQGLLINAPYYNRPSQEGVYQHIMAVVEATDLPVMVYDIPGRTGVKITDDTLARLAAHERVLAVKDATGDVEQGFERMEATGLEYYSGDDGLNFAWLTHGASGVVSVVAHADAHSWREMIREVDAGDLPGARAVAQRMRPVVRAIMGGGQGAVMAKEALALQGRIPSATVRLPLVRATAAEVAALRDSLAAAGLL
- a CDS encoding AMP-binding protein is translated as MSSFNQATDADRQSRTRGDSTDYQRPHYAPGIPSVIAPVTEPLSRMLDDATRRFPDRVALDFMGQATTYRQLSDQVARAAEALRRLGVGRGDVVGVILPNCPQHVVIAYAAWRLGAIVAEHNPLAPAAQIREQIQMHHGRVIIAWEKSLARMVQAVGSLDAAGMGGARVLSMDLSRGLPWTSRLALRLPVAAARSQRSELRGKVPAGVTSWDDLVATTPPLPSGHPLPGVGDVAVLLYTGGTTGTPKAVQLTHANARANAEMSLAWASQTCEVGQETFYAVLPFFHAFGLSLSLLCAVGLAATQVVLPKFGADMVLAAWKRRPATFFPGVPVMFDRIVTRAQEVGADLSSCKIAVCGAAPTPKAVADAWEEATGGAIIEGYGMTETAPIILGNPISPERRPGALGVPYPSTDVRVVDPDHPEVEVEPGQVGELVVHGPQVFAGYWENPEETDAVMLPGGWLRTGDLVRQEEDGFYVMADRRKELIISGGFNIYPSEVEAAVRSMPQVEEVAVVGLPAEAGNESVVAAILPKDGQTVTLDQVRAWAEKTLSHYALPRQVAILTEMPRSQIGKVLRRVVREELLAAREAAAGAAATAAAASQSAATALVERLGEVGRGEPGQAAGAGEQAR